The genomic DNA GTAACTCTTTGATCAGCAGTAGCTCCCTTTTCAATTATAGCTATAGGAGTAGTTTTATCTTTACCATTTTTAATAAGGTCCCCTACTATAAGTGGAAGATTTTTAATTCCCATTAAAAAAACCAATGTTCCATCTAGTTTTGCAATAGCTTCAAAGTTATGCCACTGTCCATCAGCCATAGTGTGTCCAGTAAATACATGAAATGATCTTGCCATTCCTCTGTGAGTTACAGGAATACCTGCATAAGCAGGAACTGATATAGAAGATGTAATACCTGGAATTTCTTCAAATGGTATATTGTTTTCATAAAGAGCTTGAATTTCTTCTCCACCTCTACCAAATACAAATGGATCTCCACCTTTTACTCTAGCTACAACTTTACCTTCTTTTGCTTTTTGAACTATAGTATTATTAATTTCATCTTGAATAACTCCACCTTCGGTATTTCCTTTTCCAAGATAGATTAGTTCAGCATCTTTTCTAGCATAACCTAGAATACGTGGATTTATAAGTCTATCATAGACAATACAGTCAGCTTTTTCTATAGCTTTTTTTCCCTTTAATGTAAGAAGCTCTGCATCTCCAGGTCCTGCACCCATTATATATACTTTACCTTTTTTATCCATTGATTTTCTCCTTTATGACATCAGCAAGTTTTTGAGCTACTTTTTTACCCTCTGATAGTTTTTCAGTTACAGTTCCAAAGTATCCTTTATCACCATCAAAGTATACTCCACTAAATGTAATCATATCACCATTTACCTGTGAATAGCAACCCATAGGTGTATGGCAACCACCATCAAAAATTTTAGAAAATTCTCTTTCTATTTCAACAACACTTGCAATATCGTGGTTGTGGATAGCTTCTAGTAGAGTTCTTATCTCCATATCATTTTCTCTACATTGAATATGTAATACACCTTGAGCAGGAGCTGGTAAAAATACAGTAGGATCTAAATATTCAGTAATTTCTCCTTCAAGACCAACTCTTTTTAATCCTGCTGCTGCAAGAAGAATTGCATCATAATCATCATTTTTAAGTTTATTTAATCTAGTGTGGATATTTCCTCTAAGTTGTTTTATTACAACATCAGATCTTAAATTTTTAAGGTTCATCGTTCTTCTTAAAGAACTTGTTCCAACAATTGTATTTTCTGGAAGTTCACAAAGTTTTTTACCAGTTTTAGAAACTAATACA from Fusobacterium hominis includes the following:
- the hemC gene encoding hydroxymethylbilane synthase produces the protein MKKKIVIGSRGSLLALAQSEMIMKRLEKLFPDLEFEIKKIVTSGDKDLVSNWNNSNASLKSFFTKEIEVELLNGTIDLAVHSMKDMPVVSPPGLICGAIPDREDPRDVLVSKTGKKLCELPENTIVGTSSLRRTMNLKNLRSDVVIKQLRGNIHTRLNKLKNDDYDAILLAAAGLKRVGLEGEITEYLDPTVFLPAPAQGVLHIQCRENDMEIRTLLEAIHNHDIASVVEIEREFSKIFDGGCHTPMGCYSQVNGDMITFSGVYFDGDKGYFGTVTEKLSEGKKVAQKLADVIKEKING